One window of the Anaeromyxobacter dehalogenans 2CP-C genome contains the following:
- a CDS encoding MXAN_5187 family protein: protein MNRLKLWLYALIVVGAGAAALHLLTSDLRASALRQLDGRLQAGAARLAASQHALQAEANGVAALAARDAALLQALAPAAAPAAKGKGAPAAAPDPAARAAALDAAAAAALGAAQSELGTALAGARAVAVDAAELDRRAAEPSADADVVAALREALAGKPRRAVARAQGGLALAVAVPAGGAGALAVVVPLDAAWLRGVAAGTGVDLTLAVPGAKIASSAPAGADALAAAARGAAGRERDAGRLAPVKVDVLGVGVGAHGFLVGAAPAHRVLAVPVAGLQDAAVVVSAQAAPALAPVVRLQWNGAALLALLLVLGLLFGVLVRSAEPAPDVPADLLAAADRIGRGDFAARAPAMAGKMGTLSAALNRATEAAGAAAHGPAPSLTQEFFAAQAPAPEPESFRLPPRPPPAPVPPPPAAGATQRLDASALQGGAFEAAPVPARPPPAIVPEPPQAAPADLLQAAARTAAPEPGSDEEHWREVFRDFLRVRGECGEPVEGLTFERFRQKLEQNRATLVAKYGCRTVRFQVYVKEGKTALKATPVR from the coding sequence ATGAACCGGCTCAAGCTCTGGCTCTATGCGCTCATCGTGGTCGGGGCCGGTGCGGCCGCCCTCCACCTCCTCACCTCCGACCTCCGGGCGAGCGCCCTGCGCCAGCTCGACGGGCGGCTACAGGCCGGCGCCGCGCGGCTCGCCGCGTCGCAGCACGCGCTGCAGGCGGAGGCGAACGGGGTGGCGGCGCTCGCGGCCCGCGACGCCGCGCTCCTCCAGGCGCTCGCCCCGGCGGCCGCGCCCGCGGCGAAGGGCAAGGGCGCCCCGGCTGCGGCGCCGGATCCGGCCGCGCGCGCCGCGGCGCTCGACGCCGCGGCGGCGGCCGCGCTCGGCGCGGCGCAGTCCGAGCTGGGAACGGCCCTGGCGGGCGCGCGCGCGGTGGCGGTGGACGCGGCCGAGCTGGATCGGCGCGCGGCCGAGCCGTCCGCGGACGCCGACGTCGTCGCCGCGCTGCGCGAGGCGCTCGCCGGCAAGCCGCGGCGCGCCGTCGCCCGGGCGCAGGGCGGGCTCGCGCTCGCCGTGGCGGTCCCGGCCGGCGGCGCCGGCGCGCTCGCGGTGGTGGTCCCGCTCGACGCCGCCTGGCTTCGCGGCGTCGCCGCGGGCACCGGCGTGGACCTGACCCTCGCCGTGCCCGGCGCGAAGATCGCGTCCTCGGCGCCGGCCGGCGCCGACGCGCTCGCGGCCGCCGCGCGCGGCGCCGCCGGGCGCGAGCGCGACGCGGGGCGGCTCGCGCCGGTGAAGGTGGACGTGCTCGGCGTCGGCGTCGGCGCGCACGGGTTCCTGGTCGGCGCCGCCCCGGCGCACCGGGTCCTCGCGGTGCCGGTCGCCGGGCTCCAGGACGCGGCGGTGGTGGTGTCCGCGCAGGCGGCGCCGGCGCTCGCGCCGGTGGTGCGGCTGCAGTGGAACGGCGCGGCGCTCCTCGCGCTGCTGCTGGTGCTCGGCCTGCTGTTCGGCGTGCTGGTGCGCAGCGCCGAGCCGGCGCCGGACGTGCCGGCCGACCTGCTCGCCGCCGCGGACCGGATCGGCCGCGGCGACTTCGCGGCCCGCGCGCCGGCCATGGCCGGCAAGATGGGCACGCTCTCGGCCGCGCTGAACCGCGCCACCGAGGCCGCCGGCGCCGCGGCGCACGGCCCGGCCCCGTCGCTGACGCAGGAGTTCTTCGCCGCGCAGGCCCCGGCCCCCGAGCCGGAGAGCTTCAGGCTCCCGCCGCGCCCCCCGCCGGCGCCGGTGCCCCCGCCGCCCGCCGCCGGCGCCACGCAGCGGCTCGACGCCAGCGCGCTGCAGGGCGGCGCGTTCGAGGCGGCGCCCGTCCCGGCCCGCCCGCCGCCGGCGATCGTGCCCGAGCCGCCGCAGGCCGCCCCCGCCGACCTGCTCCAGGCTGCGGCGCGCACCGCCGCGCCGGAGCCGGGGAGCGACGAGGAGCACTGGCGCGAGGTCTTCCGCGACTTCCTCCGGGTCCGCGGCGAGTGCGGCGAGCCGGTGGAGGGGCTCACGTTCGAGCGCTTCCGCCAGAAGCTCGAGCAGAACCGCGCCACCCTGGTCGCGAAGTACGGCTGCCGCACGGTCCGCTTCCAGGTCTACGTGAAGGAAGGCAAGACCGCGCTGAAGGCGACGCCGGTGAGGTAG
- a CDS encoding S46 family peptidase, with protein sequence MKRLLLALLLATPLAGLADEGMWTYDAFPSDRVARKYGFDPSRAWLDRARLASARLARGCSASFVSDGGLVMTNHHCVHECVEELSSAGRDLVASGYLARSGAEELRCPAMQVDQLLRITDVTKRVHGALAGLEGARFNAALQAQKAAIEKECQGGDAGLRCELVELYHGGVYSLYQYRRYDDVRLVFAPEFAIAFFGGDPDNFMFPRYDLDVAFIRVYRDGKPAPTAEHFTWSPAGAPAGALTFVSGNPGKTERLLTVAQLEYVRDRALPDSLERLAEERGLLTGFQLTGPEAKRVSTSRLFYNENSVKARRGQLAALRDPAFFASKVAEENRLRAALRRDPAKARKYLPAWDRIAAAQVRARALDVPYDWLELFPSGRTRIGGDLFWMARHLVRAAEERKKPDGERLKEYRDTALPSLADSVTSSAPIDAAYETVRLGFWLEKVRERLGTDHPAVKHALGTASPAEIARKAVAGTALRDPAVRKALWDGGAAAVEASKDPLIALARATDADARAIRTRWEDEVDSVETRNQALIAQARFAAYGRSIYPDATFSPRLSYGQVKGWKQDGREVPPFTTFAGAFERHTGSEPYALPKSWLDAKPRLDLATPLDFVTDNDIIGGNSGSPVFDRDLRIVGLAFDGNLASLGGDYGFDDSANRAVAVHSSAILHALARIYGADRLVSELGAGLAGNAGAAAPPGGTRSTK encoded by the coding sequence GTGAAGCGACTCCTGCTCGCGCTGCTCCTCGCCACCCCGCTCGCCGGCCTCGCCGACGAGGGGATGTGGACCTACGACGCGTTCCCGTCGGACCGCGTGGCCCGCAAGTACGGCTTCGATCCGTCCCGGGCCTGGCTCGACCGCGCCCGGCTCGCCTCCGCCCGCCTCGCCCGCGGCTGCTCGGCGTCGTTCGTCTCGGACGGCGGCCTGGTGATGACCAACCACCACTGCGTGCACGAGTGCGTGGAGGAGCTCTCCAGCGCCGGGCGCGACCTGGTGGCGAGCGGGTACCTCGCGCGCTCCGGCGCGGAGGAGCTGCGCTGCCCCGCGATGCAGGTGGACCAGCTGCTCCGGATCACCGACGTGACGAAGCGGGTGCACGGCGCGCTGGCGGGGCTGGAGGGCGCGCGGTTCAACGCCGCGCTCCAGGCGCAGAAGGCCGCGATCGAGAAGGAGTGCCAGGGCGGCGACGCGGGCCTGCGCTGCGAGCTGGTGGAGCTGTACCACGGCGGCGTCTACAGCCTCTACCAGTACCGCCGCTACGACGACGTGCGCCTCGTGTTCGCGCCGGAGTTCGCCATCGCGTTCTTCGGCGGCGACCCCGACAACTTCATGTTCCCGCGGTACGACCTCGACGTCGCGTTCATCCGCGTGTACCGGGACGGCAAGCCGGCGCCGACCGCGGAGCACTTCACCTGGTCGCCGGCCGGCGCCCCGGCGGGCGCGCTCACGTTCGTGTCCGGGAACCCCGGCAAGACCGAGCGGCTGCTCACGGTGGCGCAGCTCGAGTACGTGCGCGACCGCGCGCTGCCCGACTCGCTCGAGCGGCTGGCCGAGGAGCGCGGCCTGCTCACCGGGTTCCAGCTCACCGGCCCGGAGGCGAAGCGCGTCTCCACCTCGCGGCTCTTCTACAACGAGAACAGCGTGAAGGCGCGCCGCGGCCAGCTCGCCGCGCTCCGCGATCCGGCGTTCTTCGCGTCGAAGGTGGCGGAGGAGAACCGGCTCCGCGCCGCGCTGCGCCGCGATCCGGCGAAGGCCCGGAAGTACCTCCCGGCCTGGGACCGCATCGCGGCCGCGCAGGTGCGGGCGCGCGCGCTCGACGTCCCCTACGACTGGCTCGAGCTCTTCCCCTCGGGGCGCACCCGGATCGGCGGCGACCTGTTCTGGATGGCGCGGCACCTGGTGCGCGCCGCCGAGGAGCGGAAGAAGCCGGACGGCGAGCGGCTGAAGGAGTACCGCGACACCGCCCTCCCCTCGCTCGCGGACAGCGTCACCAGCAGCGCGCCCATCGACGCCGCGTACGAGACCGTCCGGCTCGGGTTCTGGCTGGAGAAGGTCCGCGAGCGGCTCGGGACGGATCACCCCGCCGTGAAGCACGCGCTCGGGACCGCGTCGCCCGCCGAGATCGCGCGCAAGGCGGTGGCCGGCACGGCGCTGCGCGACCCGGCGGTCCGCAAGGCGCTCTGGGACGGTGGCGCGGCCGCCGTGGAGGCGAGCAAGGACCCGCTCATCGCGCTCGCGCGCGCCACCGACGCCGACGCCCGCGCGATCCGGACGCGGTGGGAGGACGAGGTGGACTCGGTCGAGACCCGGAACCAGGCGCTCATCGCGCAGGCCCGGTTCGCCGCCTACGGCCGGAGCATCTACCCGGACGCCACCTTCTCGCCGCGGCTCTCCTACGGCCAGGTGAAGGGCTGGAAGCAGGACGGCCGCGAGGTGCCGCCGTTCACCACCTTCGCGGGCGCGTTCGAGCGCCACACCGGCAGCGAGCCCTACGCGCTCCCGAAGAGCTGGCTGGACGCGAAGCCCCGCCTCGACCTGGCCACGCCGCTCGACTTCGTCACCGACAACGACATCATCGGCGGCAACTCCGGCTCGCCGGTGTTCGACCGCGACCTCCGCATCGTGGGGCTGGCCTTCGACGGGAACCTGGCCTCGCTCGGCGGCGACTACGGGTTCGACGACTCGGCGAACCGCGCCGTCGCGGTCCACTCGTCCGCCATCCTCCACGCGCTCGCGCGCATCTACGGCGCCGACCGCCTCGTCTCGGAGCTCGGCGCCGGGCTCGCCGGGAACGCCGGGGCTGCCGCGCCGCCGGGCGGCACCCGCAGCACGAAGTAG
- a CDS encoding NCS2 family permease, translated as MTAPASSLDRFFGLRARGTTVRREILAGTTTFMTMAYILFVNPEILGSAAGAGHFAAILTSTALVAAVMTAAMGLFANLPLALASGMGLNAVVAFGLVLGKKLTYPQAMGVIVAEGVLITLLVATGLRQAVVRAVPMTLKRAIGIGIGLFLAIIGFKAAGFISAGGALLQLGPEGAAGRLTGFPVVLFALTLVFTAWLVSRGVRGALLIGIAVSTAVAVTAKAAFGGAGFAPHVANLPSSIFGLPDFSMLGQVDFSFVAVLGPLAASLAVFSIMLSDFFDTVGTVVAVGQEAKYLDEQGNFPRASTVLMVDSLAAIAGGLAGASSATTYVESAAGAASGGRTGLTSVTTAALFALCLFISPLAGIVPPQATGAVLVLVGYMMMRDVGAIAWDDPSESIPAFLTVTVMPFTYSITNGIGAGFVSYVLLKLAGGKAREVHPLMIGASVAFVVYFAIGG; from the coding sequence GTGACCGCTCCCGCCTCCTCCCTCGATCGCTTCTTCGGCCTCCGCGCCCGCGGCACCACCGTCCGGCGCGAGATCCTGGCCGGCACCACCACGTTCATGACGATGGCGTACATCCTGTTCGTGAACCCCGAGATCCTCGGGAGCGCGGCGGGCGCGGGCCACTTCGCGGCGATCCTCACGTCCACGGCGCTGGTGGCGGCCGTCATGACCGCGGCCATGGGCCTGTTCGCGAACCTGCCGCTCGCGCTCGCCTCGGGCATGGGGCTGAACGCGGTGGTGGCGTTCGGGCTGGTGCTGGGCAAGAAGCTCACCTACCCGCAGGCCATGGGCGTCATCGTGGCGGAGGGCGTGCTCATCACGCTGCTGGTGGCGACCGGCCTGCGGCAGGCCGTGGTGCGCGCGGTGCCGATGACGCTGAAGCGCGCCATCGGCATCGGCATCGGCCTGTTCCTCGCCATCATCGGCTTCAAGGCCGCGGGCTTCATCTCGGCCGGCGGCGCGCTGCTGCAGCTCGGGCCGGAGGGCGCGGCCGGGCGCCTCACCGGGTTCCCGGTGGTGCTGTTCGCGCTGACGCTCGTGTTCACCGCGTGGCTGGTGTCGCGCGGCGTCCGCGGCGCCCTGCTCATCGGCATCGCGGTCTCGACCGCGGTGGCCGTGACCGCGAAGGCGGCGTTCGGCGGCGCGGGCTTCGCCCCCCACGTCGCCAACCTGCCCAGCTCGATCTTCGGGCTGCCCGACTTCTCGATGCTCGGCCAGGTGGACTTCTCGTTCGTCGCCGTGCTCGGCCCGCTCGCCGCCTCGCTGGCGGTGTTCTCGATCATGCTCTCCGACTTCTTCGACACCGTCGGCACGGTGGTCGCGGTGGGGCAGGAGGCGAAGTACCTGGACGAGCAGGGCAACTTCCCGCGCGCCAGCACGGTGCTGATGGTGGACTCCCTCGCCGCGATCGCGGGCGGGCTCGCCGGCGCCAGCTCCGCGACGACCTACGTGGAGAGCGCCGCGGGCGCGGCCTCGGGCGGCCGGACCGGGCTCACCTCGGTGACCACGGCGGCGCTGTTCGCGCTGTGCCTGTTCATCTCGCCGCTCGCCGGCATCGTCCCGCCGCAGGCCACCGGCGCGGTGCTGGTGCTGGTCGGCTACATGATGATGCGGGACGTCGGCGCCATCGCCTGGGACGATCCCAGCGAGTCGATCCCGGCGTTCCTGACGGTGACGGTGATGCCGTTCACCTACTCGATCACCAACGGCATCGGCGCGGGCTTCGTCTCCTACGTCCTCCTGAAGCTCGCCGGCGGCAAGGCGCGCGAGGTCCACCCGCTCATGATCGGGGCGTCGGTCGCGTTCGTGGTCTACTTCGCCATCGGCGGGTAG
- the nadA gene encoding quinolinate synthase NadA, whose translation MTLPVVPIHDPVANPVTGSDLPAGEVAGLEAEIRALAKEKDAVILAHNYQLPEVQNVADHVGDSLQLAIVGQKVPQSTIVFCGVHFMAESAKVLAPDKRVLLPNLSAGCSLADSITAESLEDWKARYPGHAVVTYVNSTAEVKALSDICCTSANAASVVRSLPQQKILFTPDRNLGRWVAAKVPEKEVVVYDGCCPVHDVLRSANVEKVRASRPEAVVIAHPECRADVIDAADVVCSTTAMISAVERFPSARTFIVATEHGIVHQMKKRWPDREFIVADGCIGCRMHCPYMKMIDLLMIRDALVRGKHEVQVEPDVAAGARRALERMIAVPRDA comes from the coding sequence ATGACCCTGCCCGTCGTCCCCATCCACGATCCCGTCGCGAACCCCGTCACCGGGAGCGACCTCCCCGCCGGCGAGGTGGCCGGGCTCGAGGCGGAGATCCGCGCCCTGGCGAAGGAGAAGGACGCGGTCATCCTGGCGCACAACTACCAGCTGCCCGAGGTCCAGAACGTGGCGGACCACGTGGGCGACTCGCTGCAGCTCGCCATCGTGGGCCAGAAGGTGCCGCAGTCCACCATCGTCTTCTGCGGCGTGCACTTCATGGCGGAGTCGGCCAAGGTGCTGGCGCCGGACAAGCGCGTGCTCCTGCCGAACCTGTCGGCGGGCTGCTCGCTGGCGGACTCCATCACCGCCGAGTCGCTGGAGGACTGGAAGGCGCGCTACCCCGGCCACGCGGTCGTCACCTACGTGAACTCCACCGCCGAGGTGAAGGCGCTCTCGGACATCTGCTGCACCAGCGCGAACGCCGCCTCGGTGGTGCGCTCGCTGCCGCAGCAGAAGATCCTGTTCACGCCCGACCGGAACCTGGGCCGCTGGGTGGCGGCGAAGGTGCCGGAGAAGGAGGTGGTGGTCTACGACGGCTGCTGCCCGGTGCACGACGTGCTGCGCTCGGCCAACGTCGAGAAGGTGCGCGCCAGCCGCCCGGAGGCGGTGGTCATCGCGCACCCGGAGTGCCGCGCCGACGTCATCGACGCCGCCGACGTGGTCTGCTCGACCACCGCGATGATCTCCGCCGTGGAGAGGTTCCCGTCGGCCCGGACGTTCATCGTCGCCACCGAGCACGGCATCGTGCACCAGATGAAGAAGCGCTGGCCGGACCGCGAGTTCATCGTGGCCGACGGCTGCATCGGGTGCCGGATGCACTGCCCCTACATGAAGATGATCGACCTGCTCATGATCCGCGACGCGCTGGTGCGCGGGAAGCACGAGGTCCAGGTCGAGCCCGACGTCGCCGCCGGCGCCCGGCGCGCGCTCGAGCGGATGATCGCGGTGCCGCGGGACGCGTGA